In Mycteria americana isolate JAX WOST 10 ecotype Jacksonville Zoo and Gardens chromosome 17, USCA_MyAme_1.0, whole genome shotgun sequence, the sequence TCAGAGATGATGGAGTATTCCTGTTCTTGAAAGGGCCCCATCCTGAGCATGTGGACATGGGGAACCAGTGTGTCAGTCAGAcatccctgccccagctccttaTTTAGATCCAGCCTGTAGTAGCTTGACTGGAAATCAGTCAGGCTCAGTGGACACCCAGGTGTGACAGCACTCGGAAAAGAGAGtccaggaactgcagctgcattttctgATGTCGTAGCACCATGGAGAACCCTAAATATAAGACTCAAAGAAGAAGGATTTTATTCCTGGCTTTGCCATTGTCAGCTGATCTGAGCCAGTCACTATCCTTCTCTCTGTCTCAGGTTTCCCATCTGTGAAGTGGGAATAACACGGACATGCTCTGAGATCTACAGATAAGAGCAAGGTAGAATTGCTGCACATGCACAGTAATCTTACACTGGAACAGCACCCAGCATTGTgaaaaatcccacagaaaatGCATAAAGCATCAAAGCAAAGTCTCTGCATTGTGATCAGTCAACCTGAGatacatttttcactttaaaatattttcccaaatttGAGTAGGACAACTAGAAATGGAACTCAGGTCACCTGGACTTCCAGTCTTGTTTCTTAACCAACTTTCTAGCTTACCTCCTGGAAGTATAACTTTAAGTAAGACATCCCAAGTTAAAACTCTGTTCTTAGGAAAAGTATCATGTACTATTGGTGAGACTTTATTTCTGAGTTCTggaaaatacttataaaaatatgcacaaaacTCATTTTCTAGTGCCTTATATTAAGGGCAGAGCTGACAGAGCAGGAGAAGGTCTTTGCTTTCAGAGCGAATCCACGTGGGACAGCTTAGGTTTGCCATCTTAACTGGAATTTAAGGAAATGATTAGCTAGAAGGTCAGAGAGCCATGTCTGTGTGCCTTCTGCATAGTGTCACAACAGTGGTGTTGGAGGGCTCAGAAATACTAATGatactttgcatttaaatagcaCATTCTGCCTAAAGATTTCAAAATGCTCCACAAAGATGGAAACATCTTATCCCTGTTCTACTGCAAGGAAACCAAGAGccagggagagagaaagtaaCTCAAGGTCATACAGAGAGTGAGTGAAAGACCTGAGAAATGAACCAAGGCATTTTAGCTCCCAGCTCTTATTTCGATCATTAGGCAGTGGGCAAAATTCAGACCCGTTGTGATGAAAACAGCTGCGTAAGTTGTACCAGTGGAATTTGGTGTATCCTCTCCAAACAAACAGGCACATGAGTGCCTTGAAGCCCTGGCGCATTTTTGCTCACACTACACCTTGCTACTGCATGTCTGGAAGCAGCCACTACACACCATGACCTATTTCAAGCCAAATCCCTATTGTCTTAACTATGTCTTCCCGCTGAAGTGGGCACAATATACAACAGTGGGCAGGATTTAGCCCCTAGTCTGCAAGTTCTCTCACAGCATCATTATAAATTTTGCAGGAGATACAACACAAACCTTGTGGTTGTCAGGatcaataatttatatttttgggGCACCACCTCCTCAGCCCCACTTCCTCAATCCCAAAGTCCCCAGCAATCTTAGCTCGGAAGGGAATGTGACTCAGGCCTTCAACCGAAGGGCTGTCATCTGCAAAGACTGGATGTGGCCGTGGTTTTATCACTGGCCACCAGCTGCCTCTAGAGCTCTTGCCTCCTCCCCAGTGATTCAGCAAATCTTCTttgaggagaaaaacaagcaCACAAGTGAACAAATCACAATGTCAGATTACAAAGATGAGCGGGGAAAAACTGTGGTTCAAAGGGGGAGATAAAAGCTGGTGAAGTCGCATGATCCAAGGACTGAAAGGCCTGGCAAAGACTTGTTTTTGGAGGACGGGCaataataatgtgaaaaataaggTTGTAATTTGGAGTCTTTACAGCATGAAACATTGCTAACGATAAAAGAGAACACAATGTGGAAGGAAATGAAGCATATTCTGCCCTCCGCTATCTGGGCATTGCACAGGGCGGATAGGGATTTTTACGGGTATAGCTGAGAGCTGAATAGTCCATTCTGGTTTACACTGGAACAAAGTTCCACCAAGCAATCTACTTCCAGAAGGAGTTTCTGCTCTCCATAACCAAGATTTTCAATAGTTTGGAAGCCCATTACCAAGCATTTTGAATTGTTCCTGAAAAAGGTTCTGTGTCATTTGGTATCTAGGGCATGGCAGAGGGCAGTTAGAAATGTTTTAACTTCTGACAGTTTTGGCCACTGTATCGTATTTATATATTATAGCCCTTTTccataaacattttgtttcctgctgTAACTACTGAGGTGGAACACAGTATCAGCTTAACAGCTCATGGCACACAGTCTATAGAATagaaagtaaagaagaaactTCAGCCAGACTTTAGCTAGGAGGTGTAGTATTTCCCCTAATGGCATTCAGCCCAGACACTCCAGTCAGAGCCCAGTCTTCCAAGAATGCCATGAAATCTTAATGAAAATGAGAGTGTTTGCAATTTATGGAGAGCTCATGTCATGTTTGTGGAATCTCTCAGCCCAGTGGGTCCTCTGATATCTGTGAGACAGAAATACAGCCTTCCACTAGATTAAATGCAACACAAAAAACAAGCACAAAAGGAAGAGGAGCTCAGGAACTGTGTGTACATGTATTGTGGATGGATAAACTGAAGCTGACTTTGGTCTCATATTGCTTTTACACTCCTCCTGATTTACCTCACTAACCAGTGCAGAGATCAATGTTTTGACACTAAAGTACGGCTAAGCAGGACTGACTTAACCTTGCTATGGGTTTGGATATtctctgtaaatatttatgtatcCACCTCACCAACAACTTAGAGCTCACAAAACCTCCTTGCCCCCTCTCCGAGGGCTCTCAGAGGGAGCAGGGTTTTGGGGTACATACTCACAGTGCCTACTGCTCTTCCCTAGGAAACGCAATGGAAGCAACCACAGCACAAGCCAGAGGACCTCCTCTTAAGCTCACCCCGGGAGTTAATGCCATCTAAACCATGTGTGAATGATGCCACGGCGGTCACCTTTCAAAGCGTTTCCCTGTGCAGTGTTGCCACCTGCTCTCAGAGGTTTGGGGGTTTCCTCTCAAGTCTAGCAATAATCAGGTGTGATCTTAGAGCTGGAGTGCCAGAGCCAAGAGAATTACAGTTTTTAAGCTGAAAATGCGGTACTACTGCACCCTACAGGCTGAAAACAGTgaatatataattctttttttttaatgacaatttctAAGTCAGGCTCATTGCTTTGGGGAGGAAGGCTGGCTCATGGCTCCTGGGTATTTAGGGCTGGTGGTTCTGCTTCTGCCCCGTCCCAGAGCTCTCACAGAATGAAAACACCCATTGTCCACCCTGCTGGGATGGGCAGGGGGAACAGCAGCGGCTGTAACActaacacacaaacacacaccccccgaGACACACCAAGAACCCTGGCTGAAGGACTCCATGGtggcgaggggagcggggctcagctgtgctggagctgtCCCGCACGCCCCGGCTGCCGTGCACAGGGCACCCAGGGGAAAGGGGGACCTCAGGGACAGTGGGGAGGTTGGTTGCATggggtggagatgggatggaCCTTCACCTGTTAAAGCTGCTGCCCCCTTCTGTTTTATCCCTCTTGATTTGGCACAACAGAGGCAAAAGAGCTTGAGAAACTGCCTGGCAGCAGAACCTCGGCAAAAGTCCGCTTGAGGACTTGCCCGTATTGGTGATCTGGTGCAGGCGACTGCCTCCCCCAGCACGCCCCACGCAGCGTGGGGTGCAGTGAGcctggctttctgcctgcttccAGTGGGCTGGAGCCGAGGGGGGAGCGTGCAGGAGTCGATGCCATATGTTCCCGTGAGGGCGCTCACCGGACCTGTTCCCTCCTGGCCCCCGGCTGGTTTTGCCAGAAGAACAATCTGTGAGATCTCCCACAAGaaacatctttcattttctcactgtAGTCCTTCatcagcacttaaaaaaaccccattatctTAGCTGCATTTCCACCTTGCCTTGTCCCCGCACCCCACTGAGCTGCAGTAGCTACAGTGGAGCAAATGCAGAGGGTGAAGCCTTTTGTGCTGCAAATGCATTTCATGCCGATCAGTCGCCGGCTGCCTGGGGGTTTTCTGTCAGATAGTACAGGGGACCTCAGTCATTGTGCCACTGGATGTAgctttgcagggttttttaattgGAATGTTCTTTCCTCAGTGGTGTCACAAGAGTCTTTCATGGTACCGGTATGTGATTCCAAGATCCGTAGGCAGGTGGGGCCAAAGATAAACCAACCCATTGCTCGCATGGCTGAGTCCCTTCTCTTCGGAAGTGTGGAGCACAAACTTCCATTTTGGCATGTTCCCGTGAAGGCTCCGAGTCCGTGTGTGCCACAGGCAGGAAGCAAACCCGATCCTTTCCCTCTGTCTTAGGGAGGGGTACAACAATCCCCAGGTGTCTGGGGAGAACCTGATTGGCCTCAGCAGGGCCCGTCGCCCGCACAACGCTATCTTTGTGAACTTTGATGATGAAGAAATCCCAACGCAACCCCTGGATGCTGCCGTACAGACCTGGAAGAAAATGTGCACCAATCCTGTGGATAAAAAggtggaggaagagctgaggaaGGTATGTGCCTTTTTcctgagctgggctgagcacTATACCATGGCATGCAGACCTCACCAAAAATTGTTGTGGTTGTAACTACTGCTGGCTTCTCTGAAGGTTTTGTGATTGTGTTTCCTGTTTAACCTTGTTAACGAGTGAGATATGGGCCTGTGTAATTAGGCTAGGAACCCAAATCCAGGCCTTAGGGTTCCACTCCAGTTCAATATCAGCTGTCCTTTGTGCCCTTagcaaaacaaacatttactttttctgttctcCAATCGATTAAATGAGAAGGGCTGTACTCGCATATTCTGCCAGGGATACAGGAATATTTGGTGTCCTAAACAGCTGCAGCTCCCCTTGAAATGATGGATGGGATAAAAATTTGTCAAGGCATGACAATGTCACATAAGGAAAGTGAGTGAATGGCACATATCTGAAATGCCACCCAGGGCTCTGAAATGGTCTTAGAGTTGCCCATGTTCTGAAGATGAATTTGCAATTTGCCTTCTGCAGAGCTCTCCAGCCCTTTTGGAGAGTAGACTGGCTGCTGGACAGACATTGTCTGTTTTTCTGAGGATAACGATGGGCAAATCCGAAGGCTGGCTGATATAACAAGTCTCAGTAGACAGCACTGAGACCACTGTGTTCAGTTCTGAGACCACTGtgtttctgtattattttagCTCTTTGAAGTCTGTCCTGTCTCGTCTCGGAACGCAGTAAAAGCCAGTATCAGTGTGCACCTGGACAAGCTGATACTTCTGTTGCCGTATTTGGCCTATTACATGGTAAGTCTGTACATCTGGCCTTGTGCCTGTCGGAGGCTGCGAGGaggcagagcaaagcagcatCAGCTGGGTGTTCCTGGTTCTTTACATCTTGTGCTGGACACGAGGTCTCAGACCTTGTGACAGAGGGTTCCCATGCTCTGATTTTGCAGAGGGCAAGTTGAGGGAAAGGACTTTCTAGGTCATCCAATAAGTCCGTGACAGAGCTGGCATGCGGTCGTTACCATCAGATCACATCTCCCTCTGTCCAGGTTAAAGGGGTTTGTTGATCTGATAGGTCTCCTCTCCCCGCCTTGCTTAAGGCAGCATATCCCAGAGACCAGCCAGCCTTTGACGCAGCAGTCCAGCACCTCTGTTTCTGAGCTAGGGATGCTCTGCAGGGCGCTTGCCCTCAATTCAcgattggttttcttttttcacctctaGGTTACGCTCCTAGTGATATGCCCGTGAAAGCAAAACGCAGCACGTATAACTACAGTCTGCCCATCACTGTCAAGAAGCCAGGTATGCTGTGCCAGCAGAAGGGCTTTCTGTGGTACAACAAGCAGTGAAGATGGCAAAGAGCAGCTGGCGTATGAGTCTGGAGAGGATGAGGATgacgaagaggaggaggaagaggacttCAAGCCTTCTGATGGGAGTGAAAACGAAATGGAGACAGAAATTCTGGACTATGTGTGAACTCGGCGAgcagtctggctgctgttggaCAGAAGCGCCTCTGCTCTTGATCCTTGAGCGCTGAGGGTTCAGCCGCCGTGCCCAGGATGTGGGAAAGCAGAACTTGCACTAAGATGCCGATGGCCTGTCTGCACTGACTGCGGTGCCTGCTGGTGGGCGTCATTCGGGATGTTTGGGAGCCAGTGCCTACATTTTTGTAACTGCTGGCTAATAAGCCCTCAAGCAAGCTCAGCAAACTCCCAGGAAAGAGCCCAGAATCCAAACCAGCTGGCAATACACCAGGACAGAGGAGAAGTTACATTCCCAAATCTCTCTGTGTGTGGGAGGTGCACCTTGGCCGAGTTGGTGGccatgtggaaaacagaaaaggtgcccgaggaggtgctgggggggcactCCAGTGCTGCTGGAGTCCCTAAGGCAGGTGCCGCCCTTCTGCTTGTCTAAGGGGGACGAAGCTACTGTGCCATGACTTCAGCATGGAGCCTCGCTTGCCATCTTGGAAATAAAGCCAGCAGGAAAGCACGCTTTCCGGCAGTCAATAATTCCCTTCTGCGGGCTGTCGTGTATGTTGTCCTCACCAGCTAGTGCACTTCTCAATTCCGTTTTGACTTCCCCAGCAGTTAGCAAGGATGGAAGGAAGCAGGCAATGGGGCAGAGCTTCAGGTCCCCAGAGGTTGGCCACTCATTAGTGTGCCAGTGCTGGCTGGATTGTTACCAGCCAGTCACAGGAATTGAGGATCTGCTGGCATTTTGTAAGTCTTGTGCGTTCCCCGGTGTGTTACAAGTGCAAGGTTTCTCATTAGTGGCCAAGAATATGCTCTAATGCATGGTTTAGTATGATTTCAGCCTCCTGCGCTTTTGCGAGGCTTCTCAAGGCTTCGGCTTTTTTTATGTTCTCTGCAGTTTTGTCAGACTGAGATATTTCCTTAGGTTTGGCCTCCAGCACACAAAACAACATCTGCAGGGCTCTCACACAGTGACGCCAGTCTACCTCAGCCATGGTTTGGCCTCAGCCTACTGAAGGACAAGTGTGTAGAGGTTCCCCTGATTAACCTTAGAGCCAAGTCAGGTCACGGCACTGACACGCAGCTGCACTCCTAGCTATATATACGTCCACGTCCATTTGGGGACTGGCTCTTCAGGTGTGCAGTCACCATGGCTCGCTGGGAGATCCTGTGCTTTGCCTTGTGCTCCTACGTTGGGGTAGCGTGGGCTGCAACCGTAAGTACAAAAGCACTTCTCATGGCTTTGCCAGATATAGACGTCTGGTCTGGAACTCATGAAAGAGGGCCTGCAGACCGTGACAGCCAAGGCAGGGTGTTTTCCTGCCCTAAACGTGGCAAAGGGTCTCACCAACGTTTTTCCAAAAGTTCCAGCGCAGCTCTGTGTCAGGTCTGGCCTGGTTTACATCTTCAGGCTGAAGGTCCTCACCTTCTGCCATTTATCTTTGGGAGTGCAGGGGAATTGCTGCTGCCTGTCTGCTCCAAAGGGCAGCCTGCAGGACATCTGCGCGGGCACATCTCCAGTAGCAGCCACCTGTGGGCTTTCCACAAG encodes:
- the LOC142418128 gene encoding uncharacterized protein LOC142418128 translates to MKQHFHWLILTCWPKDDLCSPYQMARDTESKESPGMGKSEAGEELSIHWAQLWSDKFIKHCRLLTVSRQSGPVREEEQLPGQDRTAHALSECLSQRGNWRVSTFQPLHLNNRQIGRKGLSALRFCQPGINKEPPSMQITLETQWKQPQHKPEDLLLSSPRELMPSKPCVNDATAVTFQSVSLCSVATCSQREGYNNPQVSGENLIGLSRARRPHNAIFVNFDDEEIPTQPLDAAVQTWKKMCTNPVDKKVEEELRKVCAFFLSWAEHYTMACRPHQKLLWFSLKSVLSRLGTQ